A single Lolium perenne isolate Kyuss_39 chromosome 6, Kyuss_2.0, whole genome shotgun sequence DNA region contains:
- the LOC139832284 gene encoding DDB1- and CUL4-associated factor homolog 1-like, which translates to MALKIVTVAGNGPGLIETQSCHQNLVTVVETTSFGGNELILSSSINEVKLWDAFAVSTGPLHTFEDCKAARFNQGVKAPALRLEKSTALGNSKVILNSEVWDLRKFKLLRSVPSLDQTVIKFNGRGDVIYAILRRNLEDVTSSINTRRVKHPLFPAFRTIDAVTYSDIATVQIDRGVLDLATEPNDSLLGVVAMDNPDEMFSSARLFEVGRKRPTDDDSDPEDGGDSEDDDDEDDDESDVDVILGSLGDTDSDEDPGNSSDDGGGDDDDDEDMDSEDDYDDDDNEGDFDVGEGLLEIMGGGDGDESDMIESFSSGDEEAWIM; encoded by the exons ATGGCCCTGAAAATTGTCACAGTCGCTGGAAATGGGCCCG GTCTCATAGAGACGCAATCGTGCCACCAAAATCTTGTTACAGTGGTGGAAACAACATCTTTTGGTGGAAATGAGCTGATTCTCTCGTCTAGCATAAACGAGGTTAAGCTCTGGGATGCTTTCGCCGTCTCTACAGGACCTTTGCACACATTTGAGGATTGCAAAGCTGCTAGGTTTAATCAAGGCGTCAAGGCGCCCGCCCTCCGCCTTGAAAAATCGACCGCGTTAG GCAACAGCAAG GTGATCCTAAATTCAGAGGTGTGGGATCTGAGAAAATTTAAGCTTCTCAGGAGTGTCCCTTCTCTGGACCAGACAGTTATCAAATTCAATGGCAGGGGTGATGTTATTTACGCCATCCTTAGGCGCAATCTTGAGGATGTGACATCCTCCATTAATACTCGTAGGGTCAAACATCCTCTGTTCCCTGCATTCCGCACGATCGATGCCGTCACCTACTCAGATATTGCAACTGTCCAAATAGACCGTGGTGTCCTTGATCTTGCTACTGAGCCCAACGATTCCCTTCTTGGAGTCGTTGCGATGGATAATCCTGATGAGATGTTCTCCTCTGCTCGCTTATTCGAAGTTGGCAGGAAACGACCAACTGATGATGATTCCGATCCAGAGGATGGAGGTGACTCagaggacgacgatgatgaagacgaCGACGAGTCGGATGTTGATGTTATCCTTGGGTCGCTTGGGGACACAGATTCTGACGAGGATCCAGGCAATAGCAGCGATGATGGTGGCGGtgatgacgacgatgatgaggaTATGGATAGCGAGGATGACTATGACGACGATGACAATGAAGGAGACTTCGATGTGGGAGAAGGGCTGCTGGAGATCATGGGTGGCGGTGATGGTGATGAGAGCGATATGATCGAATCctttagcagcggtgatgaagaagccTGGATCATGTAA